In one window of Haloterrigena salifodinae DNA:
- a CDS encoding DUF7344 domain-containing protein, which translates to MTDDLPPVDGSGTGPCLDDFFAVFANYRRRCVLHHLREERCASLGAIARQIAAWERAYRAEIDSENLVDRIETELFHTHLPKLREVNLVEYDRQSSIVVYRDPPAIVSALLDLCTDRDIPE; encoded by the coding sequence ATGACTGACGATCTACCACCCGTCGACGGATCCGGAACAGGGCCGTGCCTCGACGATTTCTTCGCTGTCTTCGCAAACTACCGGCGGCGGTGCGTGCTCCATCATCTACGAGAGGAGCGGTGTGCATCGCTCGGAGCCATCGCCCGACAGATTGCGGCGTGGGAGCGCGCGTATCGGGCCGAGATCGACTCCGAGAACCTGGTCGATCGAATCGAGACCGAACTGTTTCACACGCACTTGCCGAAATTACGCGAGGTGAACCTCGTCGAGTACGACCGACAGTCTTCGATCGTCGTCTATCGCGATCCGCCCGCCATCGTCAGCGCGCTTCTTGATCTCTGCACCGACCGCGATATTCCGGAGTGA
- a CDS encoding metallophosphoesterase, producing MNIGIISDTHDNVEAIERATEIFAEEGVEIVIHCGDFVAPLMVDYFEEFELHGVLGNNDGDVANLQSAFDALGAESELHGRFASLEFDGLSVAVLHGESLEEVEAIAAGETFDFVCYGHHHERELSEEGRTTVLNPGAHVLAPDEDHTVAILDTRSESIRFRSVDE from the coding sequence ATGAACATCGGAATCATCTCGGACACCCACGACAACGTCGAAGCCATCGAGCGAGCGACCGAGATCTTCGCCGAGGAAGGCGTCGAGATCGTCATTCACTGCGGCGACTTCGTCGCGCCGCTGATGGTCGACTACTTCGAGGAGTTCGAACTCCACGGCGTCCTGGGGAACAACGACGGCGACGTCGCCAACCTCCAGTCGGCGTTCGACGCGTTGGGCGCCGAGAGCGAACTCCACGGCCGGTTCGCCAGCCTCGAGTTCGACGGGCTTTCCGTTGCCGTCCTCCACGGCGAGAGTCTCGAGGAGGTCGAAGCGATCGCGGCCGGCGAGACGTTCGATTTCGTCTGTTACGGCCACCACCATGAGCGCGAACTGTCCGAGGAGGGCCGAACGACGGTTCTCAACCCCGGCGCGCACGTGCTGGCGCCAGACGAGGATCACACGGTCGCGATCCTCGACACTCGTTCGGAGTCGATCCGGTTCCGGTCGGTCGACGAGTGA